In Gossypium hirsutum isolate 1008001.06 chromosome D01, Gossypium_hirsutum_v2.1, whole genome shotgun sequence, the genomic window TATCAATTTGTTATTCTCATatattattcactaaaaatttaattaatagatAATAGTTACAGtttaagattgaaattttaaatttccaaaGATGTACTGAGTTAGAATAACCTAAGTGTATTTAACTGCCactatgtaaaaaaaaaactcacaggCAGCCAACTCAATTTGAGTGTTGTAAATGAAGTTGAGAACAGCAGAAATGTCTTGTTCAAAGTCATAGAAAGGTCCACTGTCGAAATCCATCTTTCTAAGTTTACACAGCCCCTCACCTAACTCCATCATAGCTCCTTTATGGTTCTGCATATATATAACAAGTTCCCATCATAGCTCCCTCACACACTGGTAGATGTTAAAATTAAGATAAAgacatgatgatgatgatgatgatgatgatgatgtgaaATTTGGGTTCCAACCTGGTTAAAAAGGTGGTGGAATCCAACAGCACATTGTAGAATACCATGAATGAGAGTTCTAGTGGGATCCTCGGCTTTGTTCCATAAGGCTTCAAGCAAGTCATGGCACTTATAGTATTCCCTTTGGTTGAAAAGGGAAACTGCCTCGTCAAAGCTATGGTTGTCGTCTTCTTCTTCACTGCTGGAGTAGCGATACCAGATGGCGAAGGAGTGTGTGTTTGTAGGCCACTTGGAATGTGCATAGATTGGAAGTGGAGAAAGACAAGTGTTGGGGTTATAGGT contains:
- the LOC121214009 gene encoding uncharacterized protein; the encoded protein is MVLAFKPPLTYFSPFSSPHLPPRSTPSWPLHHSNSTYNPNTCLSPLPIYAHSKWPTNTHSFAIWYRYSSSEEEDDNHSFDEAVSLFNQREYYKCHDLLEALWNKAEDPTRTLIHGILQCAVGFHHLFNQNHKGAMMELGEGLCKLRKMDFDSGPFYDFEQDISAVLNFIYNTQIELAACGDDLCVTMEQSEKSYLLLGAYAAGQHLYHLEMDSDQVVYIVFCPQRPNGSTAHTSAPSPRVRLPILKAAEDHLLVCE